TTTAAACCGACCGCGCCACGATCTCCCTCATTTACCGCTAGTACCTCCATCGTTTTATCTTCTACATGTATTCTGTGTACATAACAATGTTTCGTATATGatattatatgttataataaaCGCATGCCACTTTGGAGAGGAAATTGTTTTGTTATTACGATATTAATTATTACGCAATTCGCTCCTTTAACCTTTCTGCATCGTTTCATCGAATCGATGCCGTCGTTTAAACATAAATCGCGACAGAAACGAGCGAATGAACTTTTCACTCTTTTTATACAACGCACGTAAAGAGCATCTCGCAATCGTTTGCGTCTGTTAGGTAGTTTGACAATCATTAAAACGCTGTAAAACGGTTGATTATTATTACTCGGCGAACAATGCCCGAAGGATATAATTAAGacaaagtaatataataattaagatTCACGGGCAAACGCTGTGCCGCGAATTTCAATTTCTGGTAAACAAGTTAGCTGAATATGCTCGCGAAGTTAATTCGAATAGAAGACTAAATACCGTAACGAGTATAGTGTTCCTGAAAGTTCCGAGCACGAGATTATCCCGACGCAACGCTACGGTGTTAGTCTTCGTTCGCTCGATAACGAACAAATTCTAGTtttgttaaattctcaattaATGTGCAGAGAGATTTTTCGAAGAAAAAGTTATCGATAATCGATTGTCGTAACCGTTGCGTAGAGCTATCGTAACGAAAGGATTAAATTAAAGCTATCCCGTGAATGTTCTCCCAATTACACACCGGGAACGAGTCAAAGCGAGGACACGTAACCCGTTGGTGGACCGTGTCAACGTTGCTTGACGATTAAAGTGGCACAGATCGGTAGGGCTATTGTTCTAGTTGGGATATTATCGCGCGCAAGGCCGTCGACACCGTGACGTTGGTCGTTCCTCGTTTCACGATCCATTGTATCGCCCTCGGTTCTCTATGTATACGATGGGACGATACCTGTCCACCTTTGCCGGTAATTGTAGGAAATTGCTTCAACGCCGCTCCAATCAGCCGAGTATTCTCTCTGTCTGTCAGAGGGTCGACTAAGCAGACCGAACCGTGATATCCGAGTATTTCCATCGCAGCTTTGTTCACGGCTTTCTCGAGCACCACTCCAACTGCGTCGCACCGCGCGCATCGTTCATAGCCCCTTTAATCTCCGTTTTCAATCGCGTTCGTCCTGTGGGAAATGCAGCGGCAAAGATGCGCCACGGAACCCTTTTCGGAGCCACGAGTTTCCGTCCGGATCCCGAAGGACTCGGGACTTCGGACTCCGGGGCAAATTATTAGCGGCGTGCTCGTCTGCATTACCATTTCAAAGGAACTCTCGGTCGGTCCATCGTTGCAAGGCGAACAGCAACAAGTACGACCAGTCGTTAAATCGGCCGCTTTCCAACCGTGCTGAAACGACCACCATTAAACGGAAACGCGGAGCACTGCTTACGTGCCGAATATGAAATTCAAGTAGATGAATAACAGAGTACGCTTCGATGGCTTTTATCTTTGCTACTATTCGAGCAAACATTTGCATGTTTCTCGTCAACGAACGTTTACTCGACGTCTCGACTACGATCGGAACTGGTAGAGTTTTTTCAAACTTACCTACCATTTTAACGCGAAGCTTTCTTCGTCttatattttctacaaattCGCGACGCGTACCTCGAACCTGTGACcgatagaaattcgaaaattaccgtATTCGACAATCGAGATATTCCGTAACTTTATAACTTTCAAACTTCTGTACTCGTATCATCGATCGCATAAGGTATATTACATCGTACGTACCTCGTGTTATGCTGGTTTTTACCTAATTATCCAGTGGACGGTAACGATTCGAGTAAGGATCGAACGATGCAACTTATCTATAGAACGTTCGATTAAGAAAGACACGTGATAATCTTGGACGTTTACACTGATTTCGGCTCACTAACGCTTCTAAACTATGTCATCGCTCGAAAACGACACGATACCGAGCGAACAATCTAACATGTTCGACGTTCGAGCATAACGAAATTCTAAACTACGTTGCTTCTTTCCGTCGTAGCGTTTAATAGCTGACGCGGACACGCGTCGAGTCGCGTCGGAGAAATTCTTCTGTATGGAAATAGGTGGTGTGACCGACGGGTGACATTTTCTCGTGCAAAAAATGACGGGAAAGCGGGATATTCAGGGTCAGAACGGTGTATAAAAGCTGACATCACAGGGTTAATTGGCAGTCTCGCAATTAGTCCGATAAAAGGTAATACCGAACAACGCGGTGTAGCAATCATGAAATTCTTGGTGAGTCTCTCAATTATACTTTtatctataaaaaaatataattttcgacTAACGAACCGTTAAACCACGTTACCTCGTGCAGGTAATTTTCGTAGCGATCGCGTCGGTGTGCTCGGCAGCCCCCAGCGCCATTCTGAGCCCGCTCGTGGGTGGAGTGGGTGTCGTTGGTCCTCAGGTTGGACCAGCGGTGGTCGCCGGAGCTGCGACCGGGGCCGTCAAAGTATCTGGACCCGTAGCTGGACCCGCACTGGTAACCGGAGCGGTCGCTGCTCCGTCGGCCGTTGTTGGTTCCGTTGCCGGACCCACCGTCGTCTCTGAACCTGGTCTCGGCAGCGTAATCGTCGGTAAGTTCCTCCTTCAAAATTATCAGGCTCTTCCGAATTTCAACATTCCCAAAGTTCCGACTCCTATTGAAACGAGCTACCGTTCAAGTATTAACTGTACGGTGATCGAACGAACTTGACAGGTAACGGATTAGTAGCTCCGGCAGTGTTAGCCGCACCAGCAGCCACGGTCGTCGCTGGCCCAGCAGCATCGGCGGTCGTCGCGGGTCCTGTTACCAAAACAGCAGTGATCGGTGCTTCTTCCTCGGCAGTCGTTACCGGAGGCGTTGCCTGGTAGTAACAGCGCGTTCGGACAGATACACCTCGTGCTGGCTAATTCAAGACTACAAGGCAACTTTATACTTTTACCGTAGTTGTATTCTGTTACTGTCTATTTCTATACCGAAACATGTACGCTTATATTATATAAACGAATAAacgaaattttacttttatttaaaatattctgtttTAAAATATCCATCTTTGATTTTCAAAGAATATCGCGCATTCTTATTAAAGACATACGTTTACGCTACAAGGTAAATATGGCGAAAAGTAATTGACGAGATTCGTTAAAGATCGAAATTTTCGATAGCTCGAAACAGTGATCCGAAGAAAGCAGTCAACATATAGGAGTAGGGTAGGATTTAAAGTTCGTAACCGCAAAAGCTCGAAAGACCCATCGAACATCTAGCAAAAGCGTACATTCCATACATTAGGAATCAAGGTGGAAACCGTGGTGGGTTAACGACGTTCCCACACGAAAAGACACGTACGgacaattttgcaattgtgGAACATGCTTAGACAACTCTCGTCTTTATCTGGCAACCCGTTCATGAATATTTCATGGTACACCTTTTCCGTAGAACAAATGGAACACAGAAACGAGAAAAGAAACGCGCACCTGTGTGCATCGGTTTCGTCGATGCCTACGCGAAAAATCGACGCCACGTCGAAACGGCTGGAACAATGCATACCGCGCGAGTTCCATTCGATTACGCAGTCACGATCGGTTCACTGTCAAGTACGGCGTTTGACAAGTAGTCTTACAACTACCTAGATcgtccctttttttatttcgctGACTAGAACCGCTACCGTGCTCGCGGTTACGAGAGTGGAACGGATTTTCTCTTCAAGGATCTGTAACGGTCCTTCGCGAGCACGCGACCGATTTATGAGCCTTCGAGATGTCAAGCACGATAATCGGTATCAACAACGAGCCGTATCAGCCGCGTGACATTATCGCGCTGATAAGATCGAGAAAATGTTTCAGGCTATTGTTGGAGCGAGCGTTTTTAGACACCGTTTGCAGAGGGAGTCTGAGAATTTCAGGGGTGAGGAGCATATAGAAAAAAACACCAAATGGAATGCATATTTTAAACGCGGAAAACGAAAGGAAGAATGGAACGAGCGGAACGAGAAGGCGATTCGAAGAAATACTGCAAGGAGGTTCGCGTTGTTTCTTCCTCTATACTATACTCGTCTCGATACAAATTTTATGGAAACTTTAAATTCGAATTTCGTTTACACCTTATCTCGAAACTTGAATCCTCATAAATCGATGTAAGTTACTCTAATAATACGACCATCTACCATACATTAAAAGGCATTACGAACTTGTTGTTATCGACGTAACATTGTGTCTGTTAAATTGTATGCTAAAATAATTCGATTGAGATTCCAATTCAATTTGTTTATCTTTCTTCAATTGTATTCTATAAATTGTATTCTATATACGAAACGATCATACCGCGCGTGGTTCAGTTTAAACGTCATTCGATAACGAATATcgatgaaatttacatatgtaagCGTGCATTACGccttctacatatgtatacatttgaAGTATTATCGCGCTAATGTACCGATCGTCTTTTGTTTAACACAGGAGAAACGGACGATCGAGAGTCGGTCGTTAACAGATCATTATTGATTAAACACGTTTTACACCGATCTCTGTATATTTTCACAAGCGAAATCCTGCACGACGGTCAATTAACTGTCTATAGTTATTGGAAGGTGCGATATTTGAAAAAGGGTAAAAATGGTATTTTAAGTAATGCACGTATACGAGTTTAACAAAGTGTACAATGTACCGAAGAAACGAAACAAGCAACATTTCACTCGATATTCTCTCGACAGTGTTTTTTTCCGTCCGACACGATTCCATCGATTCTAAATTGTTCACCGAACAAGCGTGTTCGAGCCTAAACGTGCCTCGATAATCAAGCTCGCGTGCCACGCAACAATTTCGATGATCACCGATTTCGCATTTTCCATCGTTCGCGCCACCCTTCGCCGCGCCGCCCTGCCGGCTCATTTTATTATTCCATTAGCTCGCAATTTCCATGGGCGAGGCGGAAGTAAAATTTCAGCAATTTCGGCTGCAATTCGCAACCGGCCAGTTTACGTGACCCTTCCACGGTTCCGTTAGAATTCGCGTTCAGGGAGCAGCCGATCATCGACAGTTCCCGAGGGTTCCCTACCAAAAATCGCCATCGAGAGTCGACGCGACGCGACCGACAGATATTGAAAAGTTCGCTTCTTTGTGAAGCTGTTCGAGACTGGTTCCCTTTGAAgaatattcgttcgattcgcgCCATCCACCCTTTCAATGTACCTTCTGTTCTTTGTATCAAAGGTTATCGATTATCGGCAACTTTCTATCGGCGTCTCGCTTCCGTTTCATCGATTCCATAAGCTTCTGTATCTCGAGCAACGTTCGTTGTCGATTCTTTCGAAGCAAACGCGGGATAAGAGCGTTGCGACAGGAATTATTAGACGCGAATCACGATTAATATTTCCACCAACGAGAGACTAGGTCGAGTGAAAATTATTCAGGGATGCAAGCCCACGATTCTTTGTTCGAACTGAAACATCTCGATCTTTTGTATTTGTTTCGAAGATCCACCGATTCGATTGGAAAAATGTGCACGGATGCGGAATATGTGTATATGCAGTCATCTTTAAAGTTACATTTTTGCGATCGATAGCTTCGCGATTCAGGATAAAAAATGTTTTCCTTTTATGCGTTCTAACGCAGTTCCAAGCAATTCGAAACGAACTCGATGCGGATCAATTTTTGAGCGAACGTAAGAGAAAGTTCGTCCGCTTCGAATGTTTTTCTGATTTTTACCGATATGGAAGAATAATATTTACGTAGCAAAAATATACTTTTTGAGGCTATAGCTGTAGCACATTTAACGCGTTGTATATCGCAGGCgagatggaaacttggaaatttcttcCTTCGAGAATACTGGCTCATCGTGTTGTGTTTCTCGGTGGATAACGATCGTTATTAGTAAAATATTAGTAAAACTGGGAAATCTAATCCCCTCGATGCAACTTTTATCGTTCAGCGAGGGTTCGAAACAATTAGCGTTAGTCGTGGCCGAATCAACAGACGGATCTTGGTAAACGTTTCACTCGCTGGAACTCGTGCAAGCGTGCACGCGACGGGAGAATTAAACGCGAATAGTCGAGCTTGCGGGTGTACAGAGCAACCTGTACATTCGTATGCGACATCGTAATCGATATTGCTTCTAGCTGTTTTTTACCAGATGTTTTTTATGCGTTTAATCATACGATCAATCACGTTCGTTTATTCGTATGTACCGTTTTGCTCgagaaacaaaataatatttaatcgaATCGTTTCATTTACATTCGAGTCTGCGCGGAAACGTATGAAATTAATTGCTTCGAGAATAGCATTCGTATTCTATGGTACATTCGTGGTAACGAGTGAAAAAAGCGAGCTTTTCGATATTTCCTCGTATCGATGCTGTCTTTATCGTCGTGTACCTATGGATTCgcacttttaaaaataaaaaaaagaaaaaaaaaacaataggATGACAGAGATGAACGGTACAGAAAAGTGTTTATTCGAAAATTGCAAGGCAAGATGCTCGTTTGTTTGAAGTTCGTAAAACACAGTTTCGACGGGACGTTTTCATATTCAATGTTCAAAGTTTACGCCGAAGAATAGGAGAATTCAGGTCGAGATACTCTAGTTTCAAGTTTCTCCGATTATTCTGTCGTCGCGTCGGTGAAACTGTTCCCGGTAAGTTTTCGAGAAGTATAGCGTTTCATGACAGCGAGTTTGGTCCGAGACTTAGCCGTAAATTCGTGCAGGCGACGTAACGCGAACCTCTGGCCGTTTCCAACTTGACAAATCTGCCGCGCGCAATTACGCTGTTCCAGGTGGGCAGATTCAAAGGACGAATTGCCGTGGTCATCGTAGAAATCAGTGGGACACAGGGAAAAATGTTCGGTTAGACGACCGAAATAAAAGGCCGACGCGAACGCGAAACGATGGATCTCTCTCGTTTTATTTCGCTTCCCGTACGCTCCACGACCGATGCTCGTTTATTCTTTTACGCTGTTGATCCTTTCCTAGAAACCGAATTAATTCCCTTTCCTACGCTTTTTTTAATCGACACAGGTTAGCTTCCTATTTTTTTTCTCCGCTGGACGAGGAGGTTAAAGAAAGAAAGCttacaaaataatttcgtaaaatataatattaaaatttattttcttattttctacaCGATTACCTAACGAGAGATGCATTTCGCGAACGACATTTAATCAAATAATTGTACGTCCGAGCTTGatggaaaatttaaagtttccaaTGGAAACTCGTGTCGAAGTTACAAAGTCATAAATCAAAAAGTTCGTTTTGCCTCCTCCTCTCCTGTTACTCGAATATTAAAGCAAAGACGATGCTCGTTCGGCGAAGCAAACTTTTGCCCCCAACAAAAGATGCGGTATTCAATGTTTCAAAGCTTCCAAAATCGAAGCACCTTCGTTGATAAGAAAGACACGTATTTTCGTATGTCTCGTGGTTATAATTAATAACGCCTATTTAGAGCGTAGGCAGCATACGAACATCTGAGGAAAACTTATAGATACAAATAATAACGCCGGTAACATTTTCCCAGTCAAGTATATTTGAACTGGTTAATTACCGACCGCTTCGCTAGATACACAGTAGTTGTTTCTAAgcaattacaaataattaacagtGGTAGAATTACACAGTTGCAAGCTGTTAATGTTTATCAAGAGAAGGAATATACGAAGTTTTGTGCCGAGAACGAGCACGAAACGAGACGATCGTGAAAACTAGCGTACAGATAATTTGCATTGCTGACTGTCGGGAAAATTCAATTCTCTCGGAACAAGCGTTATTACGACAACGAACCGTACACGATTCGAGGTTGGAACGCGTCTCCTCGCGATAACGGTTCTCGTCTATGACGTTGGACCCGGAACTCGCCTACTCCGATCCCGTCCATCGTTAACCGCACCCTAACTCGTTTCTTATATCTACTTTCATGCAGGGTTGAAGGTTATATCGTCAACTTCTTCGATATTCTCGATGGAGTATATAAGTCAGTGTGTCAGGAGGGTTGACCATCAGTCACCGGACAGCCGAAGACTAAAGCCACAAATAACATGAAGTACTTGGTAAGATACTTTTTATCGATACGTTGGTTAGAAATATACCTATTGATACTCGGTAGTTAATACTTTACACGGTATTTGCTTCGATCGCGTGTACTTGCATTGGCGTGCACTTGCCAAGGGAGGCGGTCTTTTCTCCGAAAGAAATCACGTTTCATGGCCTATACGTATCGTTCATACTTCATATATCAGCGCTGCATCCGATACAATCTCTAGACTCGTGCCGAGCTTAAATGTTGGCGATGGTCCAGCAGAACTTCTTCTGCGTAACTATAGTATGTACCTAAGTCCTGAATCGATATCCTTCAATCTATCCAACGGACCGATCTTATTGAGACAAAACTGCTTTAATTGCCCGACCGTTATCGACTAAATACACCCTCTGTTCCTGATTACCTATTTTCCTATGACCAGACAATAGCAATGTCCGAGTTTAACGCGTAGAAGGGGTAGTATTTCGTAAATTCAAAGTCGTCTTACGGAACATGGAATGACATATCGATGTTTCAGGTCGTCCTCGTAGCCGCTTTGGCCATTGCCTCCGGTAGCCCGGAACGCGAACGTCGTTCCCTTGGCTGGGGATCGCACGGAACCGTAGTCCTGGGCGGTTTGCTGCCCGGCGTAGCGGTCGCAGGACCAGTGGCTCCTTCGGCTGCCGTTATCGGGCCCGTCGCTGGATCTGCAGCCGTGGTTGGGCCCGCTGCAGGCTCTGCCGCTGTCGTTGGACCAGCTGCCGGTTCTGCTGCAGTCGTGGGACCGGCTGCCGGTAACGAGTTTATATTATCTGCTCGTGTTGTCGCTCGAGTCAACATCGAACGTTAAAGTCGCTATAGAGAACAACGGGTATTTCTAAGCTACGATCGTAAtttacgatttgaaaattttcaaactctaaaaCATCCGAAAGTCGAAAAATGTGAACACTCGAAAATGGGCAAACGATAAAATTCCAAGGTACGATAGGAAACTGTTTGTATTTCCAGGAACGACAGTAGTGTCGGGTCCCGCGGGAGCAATCGTGGCACCCGGACCTGGCCTTCTAGGACTCTGGTAGATCGCAACGTCTCTCTGGATTCGACCCCGACAACTCGAAGCAACTCGAACGAACTCCCTCGTCGATCTGCAAACGGC
This Megachile rotundata isolate GNS110a chromosome 7, iyMegRotu1, whole genome shotgun sequence DNA region includes the following protein-coding sequences:
- the LOC100878319 gene encoding uncharacterized protein LOC100878319 produces the protein MKYLVVLVAALAIASGSPERERRSLGWGSHGTVVLGGLLPGVAVAGPVAPSAAVIGPVAGSAAVVGPAAGSAAVVGPAAGSAAVVGPAAGTTVVSGPAGAIVAPGPGLLGLW
- the LOC100878206 gene encoding uncharacterized protein LOC100878206 — translated: MKFLVIFVAIASVCSAAPSAILSPLVGGVGVVGPQVGPAVVAGAATGAVKVSGPVAGPALVTGAVAAPSAVVGSVAGPTVVSEPGLGSVIVGNGLVAPAVLAAPAATVVAGPAASAVVAGPVTKTAVIGASSSAVVTGGVAW